In Xenorhabdus poinarii G6, the following are encoded in one genomic region:
- a CDS encoding MFS transporter yields the protein MSIQHDKFGRSYQWFLLILLGMVYFLSTATTFTSLGVVLPSMINELGWNWTKAGLGFTLLGLTCGLSSFLPTVFIRKVGVRFTLFLGLLIFLAGFYNLYHTYAISSYFAGTALIGIGFTFLATVPGTYVISRLYEKQSLAFGFYFTIGGLGGVIGPWIYFLATHVWGTWRMHWMLSAIVLSIFVILTIIMLQEGKREVAHAKAVNQTHHRQETPSIYRTQQRWTAHQALRTWQFYAIAATYTAFLWCGITVNSFAVAHIIEEGFSEAIAAGLLSTMAFINAFSRLAGGAVGEWIDPKKLLVGSLTIIILGLIALSFASSWPFLIAFAVCVGMGYGMTFLASSILLANYFGRKPYLELFSIMNLISTLACLAPFLAGAIKDYSGSFTSAFLIIAIPVIVVLIITFMMKPPSQKRKKHAVENRQT from the coding sequence ATGTCCATTCAACACGACAAATTCGGACGTTCTTATCAGTGGTTTTTGCTGATACTTTTAGGTATGGTATATTTTTTATCCACAGCAACAACCTTTACGTCATTGGGTGTTGTCTTGCCCAGTATGATTAATGAACTGGGTTGGAACTGGACAAAGGCAGGATTAGGATTCACGCTGCTTGGCCTGACTTGTGGACTATCCAGTTTTCTGCCAACGGTGTTTATTCGTAAAGTGGGTGTTCGTTTTACGCTCTTCCTCGGCCTGTTGATTTTTCTGGCGGGGTTCTACAACCTTTATCACACATACGCCATTTCATCCTATTTTGCCGGTACTGCATTAATCGGTATCGGTTTTACCTTTCTGGCCACCGTTCCGGGGACTTATGTCATTTCTCGGCTCTATGAGAAACAATCCCTTGCTTTTGGTTTCTATTTCACCATCGGCGGATTGGGCGGTGTGATTGGCCCGTGGATCTATTTTCTGGCCACCCATGTTTGGGGAACATGGCGAATGCACTGGATGCTTTCTGCTATTGTTCTCTCCATCTTCGTTATTCTGACAATCATAATGCTTCAGGAAGGCAAACGGGAAGTTGCCCATGCCAAGGCGGTAAACCAAACACACCACCGGCAGGAAACCCCCAGTATTTATCGCACCCAGCAACGCTGGACGGCACATCAGGCACTACGAACCTGGCAGTTCTATGCGATCGCCGCCACCTATACCGCTTTTTTATGGTGTGGTATTACCGTCAATAGTTTTGCCGTGGCGCATATTATTGAAGAGGGTTTCAGTGAAGCCATCGCCGCAGGGTTACTGAGTACAATGGCCTTTATCAATGCGTTTTCCAGATTGGCCGGCGGGGCAGTCGGAGAATGGATCGATCCGAAAAAATTATTGGTCGGTAGTCTCACTATCATCATTTTGGGGCTGATTGCGCTGAGTTTCGCTTCTTCATGGCCATTTTTGATTGCATTTGCCGTCTGTGTCGGGATGGGGTATGGCATGACGTTTCTTGCATCCAGTATCTTGCTGGCGAACTATTTTGGCCGCAAGCCTTATCTGGAACTCTTTTCAATCATGAACCTGATTTCTACGTTAGCCTGTCTGGCGCCTTTTTTGGCCGGCGCTATCAAAGATTATTCAGGCAGCTTTACCTCTGCATTCCTGATCATTGCTATCCCTGTCATTGTGGTGCTTATCATTACATTCATGATGAAACCACCGAGCCAAAAACGGAAGAAACACGCGGTTGAAAACCGCCAGACGTGA
- a CDS encoding outer membrane protein OmpK: protein MVSKPVNLLLIPTLTFTHHAHASQFVNFQSLDTSLYTQFENNVDPQKTISPIVEAFGDYKIGDLYVYSIWQNALQHDDRGDKSTYYYKWVPRLSASKITGYDLAYGPFKDVLFAQWIAKTKNVKPDYFPGISLDWQVDGFSWLRTIFYFENNANGHWNDQRIHIDYGLPFSNQLGDFRIVGTFDYTLGSGDNPEMIDFKPELHYDLGKQLGYQPGHLWTGVVVNPVKNKYKIKDTSDFHTNQFSYGVFIRYSFF from the coding sequence ATGGTTTCAAAGCCGGTAAACTTATTACTGATCCCCACATTGACTTTTACACATCATGCCCACGCAAGCCAGTTTGTCAATTTTCAATCCCTTGATACCAGCCTTTACACCCAATTCGAGAACAACGTTGATCCGCAAAAAACGATTTCTCCGATTGTGGAAGCGTTTGGCGATTACAAGATTGGCGATCTGTATGTCTACAGTATTTGGCAAAATGCGCTGCAACATGACGATAGGGGAGATAAAAGCACCTATTACTATAAATGGGTACCCAGGCTCAGCGCCAGCAAAATCACTGGCTATGACCTTGCTTATGGCCCCTTCAAAGATGTGCTGTTTGCTCAGTGGATAGCGAAAACCAAAAACGTCAAACCTGACTATTTCCCCGGTATCAGTCTTGACTGGCAAGTCGATGGGTTCAGTTGGTTACGAACCATTTTTTATTTCGAAAATAATGCCAACGGACACTGGAATGATCAGCGCATCCATATTGATTATGGCCTCCCTTTCAGCAATCAACTGGGGGATTTCCGCATTGTAGGAACCTTCGATTATACGCTAGGTTCAGGCGATAACCCCGAAATGATCGATTTCAAACCTGAATTACATTATGACCTGGGCAAACAATTAGGCTACCAGCCTGGTCATCTCTGGACTGGTGTTGTCGTGAATCCGGTCAAAAATAAATACAAAATAAAGGATACTTCTGACTTTCACACGAATCAATTTAGCTATGGTGTGTTTATTCGATACAGCTTTTTCTAA